In Streptomyces longhuiensis, the following proteins share a genomic window:
- a CDS encoding dipeptidase, translated as MTTSLERARAILADFPVVDGHNDLPWALREQVAYDIDARDIAVDQSAHLHTDLARLRAGGVGAQFWSVYVRSDMAGDVAVSATLEQIDCVQQLIERYPADLRRALTAADMEAARTEGRIASLMGAEGGHSIGNSLATLRALHTLGVRYMTLTHNDNIAWADSATDEPGVGGLSPFGHEVVREMNRSGMLVDLSHVAATTMRAALDTSVAPVIFSHSSSRAVCDHPRNIPDDVLERLPANGGVAMATFVPKFVLQAAVDWTAAADDNLRAHGLHHLDTSEEAMKLHRAFEEAHPRPVATVSTVADHLDHMREVAGVDHIGIGGDYDGTAFLPDGLGDVSGYPNLIAELVDRGWSDTDLAKLTWQNAVRVLGAAEDVARDEQARRGPSNATLDQLDG; from the coding sequence ATGACCACCTCCCTGGAGCGGGCCCGCGCGATACTCGCCGACTTCCCCGTCGTCGACGGCCACAACGACCTGCCGTGGGCACTGCGCGAGCAGGTCGCGTACGACATCGACGCGCGTGACATCGCCGTCGACCAGAGCGCGCATCTGCACACCGACCTGGCCCGGCTGCGGGCCGGCGGGGTCGGCGCGCAGTTCTGGTCCGTGTACGTGCGCTCCGACATGGCCGGCGACGTGGCCGTCAGCGCCACCCTGGAGCAGATCGACTGCGTCCAGCAGCTGATCGAGCGCTACCCGGCCGACCTGCGCCGCGCGCTGACGGCCGCCGACATGGAGGCCGCCCGCACCGAGGGCCGGATCGCGTCCCTCATGGGCGCCGAGGGCGGCCACTCCATCGGCAACTCGCTGGCCACGCTGCGCGCGCTGCACACCCTGGGCGTGCGCTACATGACGCTCACGCACAACGACAACATCGCGTGGGCGGACTCGGCGACGGACGAGCCGGGCGTCGGCGGACTCTCGCCCTTCGGCCACGAGGTCGTACGGGAGATGAACCGGTCCGGCATGCTCGTCGACCTCTCGCACGTGGCGGCGACCACGATGCGGGCCGCGCTCGACACGTCGGTCGCGCCGGTGATCTTCTCCCACTCGTCCTCGCGCGCCGTGTGCGACCACCCGCGCAACATCCCGGACGACGTCCTGGAGCGGCTGCCCGCGAACGGCGGCGTCGCGATGGCCACGTTCGTGCCGAAGTTCGTCCTCCAGGCCGCCGTCGACTGGACGGCCGCCGCGGACGACAACCTGCGCGCGCACGGCCTCCACCACCTGGACACGTCGGAGGAGGCCATGAAGCTCCATCGCGCCTTCGAGGAGGCGCACCCGCGCCCGGTCGCCACCGTCTCCACGGTCGCCGACCACCTCGACCACATGCGCGAGGTCGCGGGCGTCGACCACATCGGCATCGGCGGCGACTACGACGGCACGGCGTTCCTGCCGGACGGCCTCGGCGACGTCTCGGGCTACCCGAACCTGATCGCGGAGCTCGTCGACCGCGGCTGGTCGGACACCGACCTCGCCAAGCTGACCTGGCAGAACGCGGTACGGGTCCTCGGTGCGGCGGAGGACGTGGCCCGCGACGAGCAGGCGCGGCGCGGCCCCTCGAACGCGACGCTCGACCAGCTCGACGGCTGA
- a CDS encoding 5-(carboxyamino)imidazole ribonucleotide synthase codes for MTFPVVGMVGGGQLARMTHEAGIPLGIKFKLLSDTPQDSAAQVVSDVVIGDYRDLDTLRDFARGCDVITFDHEHVPTEHLRALEADGIPVRPGPDALVHAQDKGVMRAKLTQIGAPCPRHRMVKDPADVAAFAAEGATDAGDGFPVILKTVRGGYDGKGVWFVRSLEDAAEPFKAGVPVLAEEKVDFVRELAANVVRSPHGQAVAYPVVESQQVDGVCDTVIAPAPGLDEDLALRAEQLALGIAKELGVVGHLAVELFETRDGRILVNELAMRPHNSGHWTQDGAVTSQFANHVRAVLDLPLGDPRPRAPWTVMCNVLGGDYPDMYSAYLHCMARDPKLKIHMYGKDVKPGRKVGHVNTYGDDLDDVLERARHAAGYLRGTITE; via the coding sequence GTGACGTTCCCGGTAGTCGGCATGGTCGGCGGGGGGCAGCTCGCTCGTATGACACACGAGGCGGGCATCCCGCTCGGCATCAAGTTCAAGCTCCTCAGTGACACTCCTCAGGATTCCGCGGCGCAGGTCGTCAGCGATGTCGTCATAGGCGACTATCGCGACCTGGACACGCTGCGTGACTTCGCGCGGGGCTGTGACGTGATCACCTTCGATCACGAGCACGTGCCCACGGAGCACCTGCGGGCCCTGGAGGCGGACGGCATTCCCGTGCGCCCAGGACCCGATGCTCTGGTGCACGCCCAGGACAAGGGTGTGATGCGCGCGAAGCTCACGCAGATCGGTGCTCCCTGTCCGCGCCACCGCATGGTGAAGGACCCCGCCGACGTGGCGGCCTTCGCGGCGGAGGGTGCCACTGACGCGGGCGACGGTTTCCCCGTGATCCTCAAGACGGTGCGCGGCGGCTACGACGGGAAGGGGGTGTGGTTCGTACGGTCCCTGGAGGACGCGGCCGAGCCCTTCAAGGCCGGCGTCCCCGTGCTCGCGGAGGAGAAGGTCGACTTCGTACGGGAGCTCGCGGCCAATGTCGTCCGCTCCCCGCACGGCCAGGCCGTGGCCTACCCCGTCGTCGAGTCCCAGCAGGTCGACGGCGTGTGCGACACGGTGATCGCGCCCGCCCCCGGCCTCGACGAGGATCTCGCCCTGCGCGCCGAACAGCTGGCCCTCGGCATCGCGAAGGAGCTCGGTGTCGTCGGGCACCTCGCGGTGGAGCTCTTCGAGACCCGCGACGGCCGCATCCTCGTCAACGAACTGGCGATGCGCCCGCACAACTCCGGCCACTGGACCCAGGACGGTGCCGTGACCTCGCAGTTCGCGAACCACGTGCGCGCCGTCCTCGACCTCCCCCTCGGTGACCCGCGCCCGCGCGCCCCCTGGACGGTCATGTGCAACGTCCTCGGCGGCGACTACCCCGACATGTACTCCGCGTACCTGCACTGCATGGCCCGCGACCCGAAGCTCAAGATCCACATGTACGGCAAGGACGTGAAGCCCGGACGCAAGGTCGGCCACGTCAACACCTACGGCGACGACCTGGACGACGTGCTGGAGCGCGCCCGTCACGCAGCCGGCTACCTCAGAGGAACGATCACCGAATGA
- a CDS encoding VOC family protein — translation MALATLGVVVLDCPEPRALADFYAEVLGGEVTGDDGTWVDLEVPGGRSLAFQAAPDFVPPVWPAPDRPQQFHLDLTVEDLDTAEKGVLALGARVLDAEDRSRTWRVYADPAGHPFCLCAC, via the coding sequence ATGGCTCTCGCCACGCTGGGTGTCGTCGTCCTGGACTGTCCCGAACCGCGCGCGCTCGCCGATTTCTACGCGGAGGTGCTCGGCGGCGAAGTGACGGGCGACGACGGCACCTGGGTCGACCTGGAGGTGCCGGGCGGCCGGTCGCTCGCGTTTCAGGCGGCACCCGACTTCGTACCGCCGGTCTGGCCCGCGCCCGACCGGCCGCAGCAGTTCCACCTGGACCTCACGGTCGAGGACCTCGACACGGCGGAGAAGGGCGTACTGGCCCTGGGCGCGAGGGTCCTCGACGCGGAGGACCGCTCACGCACCTGGCGGGTCTACGCGGACCCGGCAGGGCACCCGTTCTGCCTGTGCGCCTGCTGA
- a CDS encoding CGNR zinc finger domain-containing protein, whose protein sequence is MNDRVPAPGGLALIQALVNTLDIETGADALDTEKGREALGLTQEDAEPARELRESLRVACLAHGGHAPHRSVTPLHRLLAEAPLLVGVDATDGSASLAPADPHALVSRVAAAIAQAHADGTWPRLKACEAPDCHWVYYDRSPAGRGRWCSMAVCGARAKMRRYRAK, encoded by the coding sequence ATGAACGACCGCGTGCCCGCGCCCGGGGGACTGGCCCTGATCCAGGCCCTGGTGAACACCCTCGACATCGAGACGGGCGCCGACGCGCTCGACACGGAGAAAGGGCGCGAGGCGCTCGGCCTCACTCAGGAGGACGCGGAACCGGCGCGCGAACTGCGCGAATCACTGCGCGTCGCCTGCCTCGCCCACGGCGGACACGCCCCCCACCGCTCGGTGACCCCCCTGCACCGGCTGCTCGCCGAGGCCCCGCTCCTGGTCGGCGTCGACGCGACGGACGGCTCGGCCTCTCTCGCGCCGGCGGACCCGCACGCGCTCGTCTCGCGCGTCGCGGCGGCGATCGCCCAGGCGCACGCGGACGGCACCTGGCCCCGCCTGAAGGCCTGCGAGGCCCCCGACTGCCACTGGGTGTACTACGACCGCAGCCCGGCGGGCCGCGGTCGCTGGTGCTCGATGGCGGTGTGCGGAGCGCGCGCGAAGATGCGCCGCTACCGCGCGAAATAG
- a CDS encoding GtrA family protein, with protein sequence MNGPATWRARLDRLGREVAKFGAVGALGTLVNFGVSNFLWHTTSLQAVRANIIATVIAIAFNYVGFRYFTYRDRDKSGRTRELSLFLAFSAVGLVIENGVLYVAIYGFGWDSSLQRNIFKVVGIGIATLFRFWSYRTWVFKTLPGHETVTRAESFLETRDGRDGREDRRSDVQRTHR encoded by the coding sequence ATGAACGGACCTGCCACATGGCGTGCGCGGCTCGACCGGCTCGGCCGCGAGGTCGCCAAGTTCGGTGCCGTGGGCGCGCTCGGAACGCTGGTGAACTTCGGCGTCTCCAACTTTCTGTGGCACACCACGAGCCTTCAGGCCGTGCGGGCCAACATCATCGCCACGGTCATCGCCATCGCCTTCAACTACGTGGGGTTCCGCTACTTCACCTACCGTGACCGCGACAAGAGCGGCCGGACACGCGAGCTCTCGCTCTTCCTGGCGTTCAGCGCGGTCGGCCTGGTGATCGAGAACGGCGTCCTGTACGTGGCGATCTACGGCTTCGGCTGGGACAGCTCGCTCCAGCGCAACATCTTCAAGGTCGTCGGCATCGGCATCGCGACGCTGTTCCGCTTCTGGTCGTACCGCACATGGGTCTTCAAGACCCTGCCCGGCCACGAGACCGTCACCCGCGCCGAATCGTTCCTGGAGACCCGGGACGGGCGGGACGGGCGCGAGGACCGCCGCTCCGACGTGCAGCGCACCCACCGCTGA
- a CDS encoding dipeptidase, with translation MADLQDELTATAEMDELAELASPTEEAPQPAADDALTRARALLTTHPVADGYCGLPATLRTLPWYDLELGDCSVDTDLPRLRDGGVGALLWTLRLPPGTALAEHPVTAVLEQLDLAKHVVAEYPEGLRLALSASEACDARAYGRIAVLMGPAPAASIGDSLATLRALHTLGLRVLTLSGASWATEAGLTRFGEEVVREMNRLGVLADLTGASVRTARRVLAVAKAPVILTHSGAHALNSHPDNVPDDLLAELGAAGGVCLVPCSAERTGPELGDVADHLDHVRRVAGPESVGLCGAYDTGAVHPDGLADVSRYPYLIAELVERGWPESDLARLTWGNVQRVLRETEFAARAAALRRPPSTARIERLDT, from the coding sequence ATGGCAGACCTGCAGGACGAACTGACCGCCACCGCCGAGATGGACGAGCTCGCCGAGCTCGCCTCACCGACCGAGGAGGCTCCCCAGCCCGCCGCGGACGACGCGCTCACCCGCGCCCGCGCCCTCCTCACGACCCACCCCGTCGCCGACGGCTACTGCGGTCTGCCCGCAACGCTGCGCACACTGCCCTGGTACGACCTCGAACTGGGCGACTGCTCGGTCGACACCGACCTCCCGCGGCTGCGTGACGGAGGCGTCGGCGCCCTTCTGTGGACGCTGCGTCTGCCGCCCGGCACCGCGCTCGCCGAGCACCCCGTCACCGCTGTCCTCGAACAGCTCGACCTCGCCAAGCACGTCGTGGCCGAGTACCCCGAGGGCCTGCGCCTGGCCCTCTCCGCCTCCGAGGCGTGCGACGCCCGCGCGTACGGCCGTATCGCCGTCCTCATGGGCCCCGCACCCGCGGCCTCCATCGGCGACTCCCTCGCCACGCTGCGCGCCCTGCACACGCTCGGCCTGCGCGTACTCACCCTCAGCGGCGCCTCCTGGGCCACAGAGGCGGGGCTGACCCGGTTCGGCGAGGAGGTGGTGCGGGAGATGAACCGGCTCGGCGTCCTCGCCGACCTCACCGGCGCCTCCGTGCGCACGGCCCGCCGGGTCCTCGCCGTCGCCAAGGCCCCGGTGATCCTCACCCACTCCGGGGCCCACGCCCTCAACAGCCACCCCGACAACGTCCCCGACGACCTGCTCGCCGAGCTCGGCGCCGCAGGGGGCGTGTGCCTCGTGCCGTGCTCCGCGGAGCGCACGGGGCCCGAACTCGGCGACGTGGCCGACCATCTCGACCATGTGAGACGGGTGGCGGGCCCGGAGTCCGTCGGTCTCTGCGGCGCGTACGACACCGGAGCCGTGCACCCGGACGGCCTCGCCGACGTCTCGCGCTATCCGTACCTCATCGCGGAACTGGTCGAGCGGGGCTGGCCGGAGTCCGATCTGGCACGGCTCACGTGGGGCAACGTCCAGCGTGTGCTGCGCGAGACGGAGTTCGCGGCGCGGGCAGCCGCGCTGCGCCGCCCGCCGTCGACGGCGAGGATCGAACGCCTCGACACCTGA
- the purE gene encoding 5-(carboxyamino)imidazole ribonucleotide mutase has translation MSTSPVVGIVMGSDSDWPVMEAAAQALDEFEIPYEVDVVSAHRMPREMIAYGEHADGRGLKAIIAGAGGAAHLPGMLASVTPLPVIGVPVPLKYLDGMDSLLSIVQMPAGVPVATVSVGGARNAGLLAARILATQDEELLGRMREFQQELNDQATEKGKRLRAKVEGASGFGFGK, from the coding sequence ATGAGCACGTCCCCTGTCGTTGGCATTGTCATGGGTTCCGACTCCGACTGGCCCGTCATGGAGGCCGCCGCCCAGGCTCTCGACGAGTTCGAGATCCCCTACGAGGTGGACGTCGTCTCCGCGCACCGCATGCCGCGCGAAATGATCGCGTACGGCGAGCACGCCGACGGCCGTGGCCTCAAGGCGATCATCGCGGGCGCGGGGGGAGCCGCCCACCTGCCGGGCATGCTCGCCTCCGTGACCCCGCTGCCCGTCATCGGCGTCCCGGTCCCGCTGAAGTACCTCGACGGCATGGACAGCCTGCTGTCCATCGTGCAGATGCCGGCGGGCGTCCCCGTCGCCACCGTCTCCGTCGGCGGCGCGCGCAACGCGGGCCTGCTCGCGGCCCGCATCCTCGCCACCCAGGACGAGGAACTCCTCGGCCGCATGCGGGAGTTCCAGCAGGAGCTCAACGACCAGGCCACGGAGAAGGGCAAGCGACTGCGGGCCAAGGTCGAGGGCGCGTCCGGCTTCGGCTTCGGGAAGTGA